In Aedes albopictus strain Foshan chromosome 3, AalbF5, whole genome shotgun sequence, the genomic window gcacaattaatgttgtgtgttgcatgtttgtgttgtgcgcatttgtaatgttccattttgttgtTCGTATCTAGTTCACAACGTGAGGCGTTGTGTATTTATAAGGTTCCGTTGTATTTTTCCGTTACACAACGCTCAGAGAAAGACTTGTGCCATTCCCGAAAATATATACCTATGTATACAGAATGCTTACCACATCAGCCTGCAGAATCTCATTCATCGTTTTGATCACAACATCCGGATTCCTCGACTTCATCTTGTTAGCAATGATGGACAGAATGATCCACGCTTCGCTGCAGTTGACCGTAAAAATGTGCGACTCTATGATCATCAGATTCTTTTGCCTGAAATTCGAAAAAGAAAACATCCTCAATCGAGTGAACTTTCGTTCGGGATCATAGAAAGACAAAACCTACGTCAAAATCGACTTTTGGATCCACGAGTCCACCGCTGCTTTCAGCACGTTGATCTTGCCGAGCACCAAAATCGATCGGACAATCATCCACGGCGTAAAGATCCGACTGGACGAGGAATCCTCGAACCGGCAGATGTTGTCGAACACGTTGCATTTGAGGCTTTCCAGTGCCGATTCTTTCAGCTTCTGGTCGGGGTCGTCTAGGAACAGCAGCAAACAGCGAGACCATATCCGAATCAGTGGGAGGTGGCTAGGGTATCTGGAGAGGAGCTGATTGAGGACGTTCAGGGTAGTGCGTCGCATCAGCATGACGGGGTCCTTGGCCAGTTTGACGACGACGTACTCGAACACCGGATCGTCAATCCGGTTGCGGTTTAGCTCGACGATGCACTCCAAACAGGATAGTGCTATCCGGCGGATGGAGGAGGTGGGCGAGAGGGTGGCTTCGTAGATTACGTCCATCAGGGAACGGAGCATGGTTTCGATCTTTTCGATACCTTTGACGCTGGATACGAACTTTGCGGATTGCGATTCTGCGGGATTCGAATCATCTGGGGGTTTACAAGGGCTAGATTGATTTGAACTTAGATTGAAATTGAAAGCGTTTCGGGAAATGCCAAGTTCGAGTTCCGCCGTTCGATAGAGTTCCTCGACGTCGTTCATCTGCAGGTAGCTTTTCTCGTCTTCGTCGGCAGTGGCGCAGAAGAAAGTATCCTTTATTATTTGCTTCATCACTTTGTTGCCGTTTTGAAGTATTTTCAGCAGACATTGGAAGGCTTTCAGCTTTACGGTGGACGTCTTGTCGATCAGTTTGTTGTAGAGGATTTCGATCATTTGAACCTCTCGTGGAACGTCGGATATTTCCGCTTTGAACACTTCCCAATCTACGGTGCAATCCGTAACAGCCAACTTTCCTAAAAAGTCCACAATATTCACTCGAGTGGTTGCTTCAGTATGGCCTTCGATATCTTTGAGATAGGGAACGATGGACACGTTGCACTTGCTGTACATGGCCGTTTCATATTTCACGGCGATATCGCTCAGGTACGCGTAGTCTTCGGCTCGGGAGAACACCTGCGGATATGTATACATTTTTAAAGGTGTGTAAAGGAAATGCTTTGAAGAAGTGGTGCATGAAATACGTATTTGTTAAAGATTTTGTTTTAGCAGAAATTACCTTTGGAGGATTGGTAAGTACAGATTTGACAAACACAGTTAACACCTCGGGAGTATCCTTCGGGTACTGATCCAACATCTTCAGGAAAAAGTTGTACATTTGAAAACATGCAGGGTAGTTCTTGTACTCCAACTTGTAGAACATGGCCGTGCGATTCAGAACCAGCTGAATAGTTTTGGCACAATCGTTGTGGTCATCGTGCTCAGGCAGGCAGATTGCTTCCAACGTTTCGAAGACCTTTTCAGCGACGTTTTCCGCTACACTTCGATTCTTGGCATGTTTCATCGCGTAGTTGAGTGCCGTTTTTAATCCGTTGATCAACTGCGCCTTAATACTGTCGCAACTCTTCAAAGTCATGCACTTCAACAGCAGTTGAATCTCGTCCATTATTTGGACATACTCCATCAGCAACCTTGTAACGAAATCGAACCGCTCCACTTTCAGATAGTCCTCGAAGATCGGGTCCAACAGTAGATCGGCCAGTTTGAAGATGTCCAAGCACTTGAGCAGCACCGACTCATTAAAAACGGCCGTCTGTTTCTGTCCCGGTGTACCCAACAACACCAGATAGGCCTTCACGGCTGCCGTGGCCAGACGCCGATTGATGGCTTCGGTCGGGTCATACTCAGCCAGACAAACCAACCCGTAGATAAACGCTAGAAATTGTCCAACGTCCATCTTCTTGGACAGATACTGCCAGTTGTCGTACTGGTCAAACACGCCGGCCTTGAGACGCAGCTTCCTCGTTTCCATGCATATATCGCTGAGCAACTCCAACAGCGTGTTGGAATCTTCCACCGCTTTTCGAATCATGCCGCAATCCCGTAAATCTAGCACTCCACCCCGTTGATCCCCATCCTCGGCACTGGAATCACTTCCATCGTCCGAATCATCAGAAGCCGTGGTCGCTCGTCTCGACCTGGATCTCGACGAGCTGCTGGCGGGAGCTTGCTCCTCCCCAGCGCATATCGAATCGATTCGTTCAATTGTCAATTCCGGGTCGAAGTACCGCGGCAGTTGATTCAGTAGCATGTGCACGTGCGGGGGAGCCATTTCCACTACGATTCACTTCACTTTCGAATcaataaaacattttaaaatcactTAAAACATAAAACTTTTTCAACCGCCAAACACCATCAGAAACACAGGCGTCGCGAACTCGCGAATTTTATGCTCGGTTGTTTACGAATGGTACGCAGCCAGGAATGTTGCGTCGCAGCGGTCGCAGCATACAAATTTAGCACTGGTGGGAGGGCGTCTTCCACCGCGGTTTAGTACCAGGGCAAGCGCGTCGCGGCGCCCTGTGAAAAGTGGAATCAAAACAAACGCAAACACTGATGCGACGAGAAGTCAACGGTTGTTTTACGAGTGAAATCCTAGAGTAGAACTAGTAACTGTTTGTGCCGGAAAATGGATAATGCCGCGTTTGTGGAAAGCTGGAACAGCATCATACCGCACAAGATCAGGCCGGCCGAGCTGGAACATCCGACGGAATCGTTCATGTGCCGCTGTTTGGTCAGTTTCTTCCGGATGATGAAGTACGACGTTACGGAGTTTGATCACGTAAGTATTAGGCGCTCCCGCGCAGTAAATATACGTTTACGTACAGGGCTGTAAGCAGGGCTGCATTTATATGATTTTGGAAGtttccttaaggtgaaacgggacgccgtgttatttttcctatgttgcctctctttctaacaatttgcctcgcgattttgaagatggtaatctcgagttctatcgcactgaagatgctgaaaaacaatcagcatatgcactgcaagtgagcatacacagtgataggtttttgttgcaaaatattaagtagaatctgagattaccatcttacatatttaaaaactcattctctttcTTCCTTTCCTCCGCAGTAAGCccattagggatgacttcgagaagggggacgGGACATGAGTACACTAAAGGTCTTTTTTAAGACGGTTTCTCGAATAATTATTAACACGGGTTTTTTAACTTTCTCGCGATGTGTACTAGGGAGATGTTCTAGGACATCCGAGAGCTTAGGCTACCCACGGACTTTCGCgcctcaagatctacaagcgtaatcaatggattgttgttacttCACTGATACGGCACAAAATCcaacaggtccttagagcatagttctgtatagacgtagttttcaaagatattttaggacctccaagaactcccgcgagtacaggcctgaaaatctacgagcgtaatcaattatttgaAGCTACATTACT contains:
- the LOC109412035 gene encoding condensin-2 complex subunit D3: MAPPHVHMLLNQLPRYFDPELTIERIDSICAGEEQAPASSSSRSRSRRATTASDDSDDGSDSSAEDGDQRGGVLDLRDCGMIRKAVEDSNTLLELLSDICMETRKLRLKAGVFDQYDNWQYLSKKMDVGQFLAFIYGLVCLAEYDPTEAINRRLATAAVKAYLVLLGTPGQKQTAVFNESVLLKCLDIFKLADLLLDPIFEDYLKVERFDFVTRLLMEYVQIMDEIQLLLKCMTLKSCDSIKAQLINGLKTALNYAMKHAKNRSVAENVAEKVFETLEAICLPEHDDHNDCAKTIQLVLNRTAMFYKLEYKNYPACFQMYNFFLKMLDQYPKDTPEVLTVFVKSVLTNPPKVFSRAEDYAYLSDIAVKYETAMYSKCNVSIVPYLKDIEGHTEATTRVNIVDFLGKLAVTDCTVDWEVFKAEISDVPREVQMIEILYNKLIDKTSTVKLKAFQCLLKILQNGNKVMKQIIKDTFFCATADEDEKSYLQMNDVEELYRTAELELGISRNAFNFNLSSNQSSPCKPPDDSNPAESQSAKFVSSVKGIEKIETMLRSLMDVIYEATLSPTSSIRRIALSCLECIVELNRNRIDDPVFEYVVVKLAKDPVMLMRRTTLNVLNQLLSRYPSHLPLIRIWSRCLLLFLDDPDQKLKESALESLKCNVFDNICRFEDSSSSRIFTPWMIVRSILVLGKINVLKAAVDSWIQKSILTQKNLMIIESHIFTVNCSEAWIILSIIANKMKSRNPDVVIKTMNEILQADVYNSPICLQYILCVIKAWLEDFTHAGLNHLFKILSDLLRTGSTTISLVSDVYSLCCAIKEKSDGTVDETWIRSIRDSTAEYLLHYHSHYTSFHMSNERYLISLLVYAETSTDLNDKPNERIMTILLHYLKRVAEDEKLISLQTDQNRKICVTIVVLSRFGLRDGSLASTIIADFNKILKFKNIHESIICTLITSFSDLCKRHTSLVDSSIKTVILQLSSSYMTVRSVALNNLNELILQDYVKMRGRVLLNILKLIVDENCQIAAQALYVIQLYVHSKNEKLLKVSLLECVYVFNNYLQHAESDMFPASEVDNEPCDLAGNEPEAFSKRNLIYDFFVDNIDDLSLLKLLKNVNKINAQLSQQKYVECHAGAGTLIDLLYVFTKMVLVKDRDKARLAKAAASAANDEDAPPVPIEEGPSPTKKSRVKMALQQSEQEMVTIVEKMIAVYHGFEQQVRSYIARVDPALDKIAEERLHELALAMARKFRSLVEFAKPMEFWRGMIRTVDSLDHREGPSPRKGKRKKKARGKDNSESDEDDEEDEMGDDEDEMND